AAGTAGCCGTCCGAGGCGCGGGCCGAACCCCAGTACTGGGCGGCCGAGTTGGCGAGCCCGACGGTGTACGGGAACGCCGGGTCGCGGCCGGTGATCCCGACGCCCGCGACCCGGCCCCGACCGCTCGCGGCGACGTACCCGGAGATGCCGAGCCCGTCGGCCCAGGGCGTGGTGAGGTTGGCGGGGTAGAGCGCGGAGGACGGCGCCCCGCCGTCGGTGAAGGCGATGACGTACGGGCCCTGGAGGCCGAAGCGCTGGGCCTCCGTCTGGTTCTCGCCGTAGTAGAGGATCTCGTACAGGCCACCGCCGTCGGCGCTCTGGTGGCGCAGCAGCGAGCGGTAGAACGGGCCGCCCGACGCCTTCTCGTGGTTGGAGCGCACGACGTAGAGGCCGACGCCGCCGGTGCTCCAGCCGATGTAGTCGTAGTCGGTGACGCGCAGCCTGGAGAAGTGCTTGGAGCGGGTCTGGCCGTCGGACTTCCTGAAGACGTCGGAGGCTTCGACGGTGGTGGGCGCGTAGGTGTAGGAGTCGGGCTCGTCGTTGGCGAACAGGCCCGCCTTGACGCGCACGATGTAGCGGGTGGCGCTGACCGAGGTGTCGGCCTTGTTGGTCCACAGGTAGACGTTGTTCTCGCCGCTGCGGGCCGCGTAGTAGTGCTTGAGCGTGCCGTACGTGACGGAGACGAGGATGGTGCTCCCGGTCTGACTTATCGTCACCGTCGAGGCGCCCAGGCCCGATTCGATGTGCGAGTTCATGCCGCCGTAGCCCTGGTACTCGGTGCCCTTGTAGACCAGTGAGGTCAGGTCGCCGTTGGACTTGCTGACCCTGAAGACGAGGCTCGCTCCGGTGTCGACGACGTAGTGGGAGCCGTCGTCGCTCCAGCCGAAGGCCGCGGCGGACGCCGGGCGGGCGAGCGGTCCGGCGAGGACCGCGCTGCCGGCCGCCGCCGCGCCGCCGACGACGAAGGTGCGGCGTCCCACCGCGTGCTGCACGGGTTCGGACATGAGGGTGCCTCCTTCGGGAGGTAGGGGGGTGCGGGTGCTGTGAGAGTGACAGTTGAATCGATTTCGCGAAAGGGCTTTCGCAGGCTGGAGGTTGGCAGTTTGGGGAAAACGGTCCAGGGGGTAGAAAGCGCTTGTTCTCGGGGGTACGGTCCCTCCGCCAGGCCCTGCCGACCTGTTCGAGGAGCCGTAATGAGACGTTTCAATCTCGCCGTTCTCGCGGCGCTGACCCTGAGCGCCGGACTGACCGCGGCGCCGGCCCAGGCCCAACCGGGCCACCACACGCCCGCCGGTGCCCGCCACGCGCTCGGCATCGACCACTGCGCCGCCGGCGTCTGCCACTTCGACGTCCCGCCCGGCACCTACGACGTCCGGGTGCTGCTCGGCGGCGACGACGCGTCCAGCACCGCCGTCACCGGCGAGACCAGGCGCTCGCTGCTGCCCGAGACACCCGCGGCCCCCGGCGAGCGGATCGCGCGGAGCTTCACCGTCGACGTCCGCACCCCCGAGGGCGAACCCACGGGCCCCGACGGCAGCCCCGGCCTCGACCTGGTCCTCGGCGGCGCCGCCCCCGCCCTCGCGGACATCCGCGTGACCCCCGCGAGGCACGCCCGGCAGATCTTCCTCGTCGGCGACTCCACCGTCTGCGACCAGCCGGGCGCCCCCTACTCCGGCTGGGGCCAGCAGCTGCCCCAGTACCTGCGCGCGGGCGTCTCCGTCGCCAACTACGCGGATTCCGGGGAGAGTACGGTCTCCTATCTGGGGAACCCGCAACTGTGGGGCACAGTGAGGCCGTTGATCCGCCCCGGCGACCTCGTCCTGATCCAGCTCGCCCACAACGACAAGACCACCGACGAGCCGACCTACCGCACGAACCTGGAATCGCTGGTCGACGGCGTCCGCGCCCAGGGTGGCCGACCGGTGCTGGTGACACCCATCGTGCGCCGCTGGTTCAATGCCGACGGCACTCTGGACAACGACACCGCGCTGCTCGTCAACGGGCTCGGTGTGAACCATCCTGCCGTCATCCGCTCCGTGGCGGCCGAGAGGGGCGTACCGTTGATCGACCTCACCGCGAGGACCAAGGCGCTGGTGGAGTCGCTGGGCGTGGAAGCCTCCAAGTCGATCTATCTGTACAACGAGAACAAGGACAACACCCACACCTCCGTGCACGGCGCGACCGTGTACGCGGGCCTGGTCAGGGACGAGTTGATCGCCCTGCGGCTGGTGCCCGCGGCCCTGGTGCGGGTGTGAGAAGACCCTGGGGCGTCCCGACCGGAACCGGGGCGCCCCAGGCCTCGACCGGCCGCCCCGCCGGGCCGCGCGCCACCCCCGGCGGGCGGACCGCCGCACGACCCCGCGCGACTCCCGGCGGGACCGCCGCACCACCTCGCACCACCCCCGGCGGGCGGACCGCCGCACGACCCCGCACGCGAACCAGCCGACCTGGAGAGCGAATCGATGCGCCTGCCCCCGGATGACCGCGCCCGCAGCCCCTACACCGGCTGCACCAGGGCCCACTGGGAGACCGCCGCCGACACCCTGCTCGCCTCGGTCGCGCCGTACGCGACCGAGGGCGGCGCCCTCTACGACCTGCCGGGCGAGCACACCAGCTGGTCCGGCCGGCTCTCCGACGGCCTCGAAGGGTACGCCCGCACCCTGCTGCTCGCCGCGTTCCGCCGCGACGAGACGGTCCTCGGCCGCTACGCCGACGGCCTCGCGGCCGGTGCGGGCGGGGTCTGGCCGAAGATCGGCGACCGCGGCCAGCCGCTGGTCGAGGCCGCGTCCATCGCCCTCGCGCTGCGGCTGACCCGCCCGCTGCTGTGGGACCGCCTCGACGACGGCGTCAGACAGCGCGCCGCCGACTGGCTGACCGCCGCCCTGACCGCCGAACCCTGGCCCTGCAACTGGGAGTTGTTCCCCGTCACGGTCGGCGGCTTCCTGAAGGAGATCGGCCATGAGCCCGAGCGGTCCGCGAAGGCGATCGACCGCGGCCTGGCCCGCATCGAGGAGTGGTACGTCGGCGACGGCTGGTACACCGACGGCGACGGCCGCAAGTTCGACTACTACAACGGCTGGGCCATGCACCTCTACCCGGTGCTGCACGCCTGGCTCGCGGACGACGCGCCTCTCCTGGACCTCTACGGCGGCCGCCTCTCCCGCCATCTCGACGACTACGCCCGCCTGTTCGGCGCCGACGGCGCCCCCCTGCGCCAAGGCCGCTCCCTCACCTACCGGTTCGCGACGACGGCCCCGCTCTGGCTCGGCGCCCTCACCGGCCGCACCCCGCTCACGCCCGGCCGCACCCGACGGCTGGCGTCCGGCGCCCTGCGGCACTTCCTCGACCACGGCGCCGTCGACGGGAACGGGCTGCTGACCCTCGGCTGGCACGGCCCCGACGAGTCGCTCCTGCAAGGCTATTCGGGCCCCGCCTCCCCGTACTGGGCGAGCAAGGGCTTCCTCGGCCTGCTGCTGCCCGAGGACCACCCGGTCTGGACGGCGGCCGAGGAGCCGTCGCCCGTCGAGGAAGGCGACGCGCTCACCGCCGTCCAAGCACCCAACTGGCTGCTCCAGGCGACGCGTTCGGACGGCCTGGTACGTCTGCACAACCACGGCAGCGAGGACGTCCGCTACGACCCGTACTACACCCGCCTCGCCTACTCGACGCGCACCGCGCCGTCCGCCGACCCGGTCGCCGACAACAGCGTGCTGCTCGACGGCGATCCGGCCCGCACCGGCATCGTCCCGCTGGGCGTCGGCGACGGCTGGGCCGCGTCCCGGCACACGGCGGCCGGGGACGCCCGGGTGACGAGCGTGGTGCTGGCGCGCGGGGCCGTGGAGGTGCGCGCGCACCGGGTGACGGGCGGGGCGCCCGGCGCGTCCGTGCGGGTCACGGGCTGGGCGGCCGGGGAGGACGCGCGCGCCGAGATCCTGCCCGCCGTCGGTCTCTCCGACGAGCTGACCGGGGAGCTGACGGCGGACGGCGCCGGCCTGTTCGTCGCGCTCGTGCGGCTGACGGCCGACCCCGACCCGGTCCCGCTGCCGGACACGGTGCGGGTGCGGACCGACGGCGGCGACGGCGCCGAGGGCCTGACGGTGGCCTGGAGCGCGGGACCCGAGGTGCGGGTCCGGTTCGGCGCCGGGGACGTCGAGGTGTCCTGAGCCCCTCGCACCGAACCGGACGCGTCCCGCGGCCACCCGGGCGGCCCGCGCCCGGCGGCGGCTCGTCGCGCCGGTCCCTGAGGCCATGTCTCCGGGTCGCCGCCGGGTGACCAGAGGTTGCCGTGCGCGCCTGACCCGCTGGTCAGCGGGCCGGGGCGTCCTCCTCGCGCGGCCAGTTCTCCAGCGCGAGGTGCAGGGCGGCCACCGCCTTCTCCCAGGAGCGCCCGACCTCGCGCGGGGCGCCGAAGCCGCCGCCCGCCTCCAGCGCGCAGAAGCCGTGGAAGGTGCTGCGCAGCAGGCGGACGGCGTCGGTGAGGTCGGGTTCGGTGAGGCCGTAGCCGCGCAGCACGCCGTAGGTGATCTCGGCGGTACGGCGGAAGGCGGGTGTGTCGGCGATCAGGGACTGGTCGACGGGCAGCTGGGTGGCCGCGTACCGGCCGGGCCGCTCCAGCGCGAACTCCCGGTAGGCGTCGGCGAACGCGGCCAGCGCGTCCTGCCCCGAGCGGCCGGCCACGGCCACCGCGATCCGGTCGATCAGCTCGCCGCCCGCGAGCAGCGCGACGCGGGTCCGCAGGTCCTGGAGGTTGCGGACGTGCGTGTACAGGCTCGCGTCCCGCACCCCGCAGCGCCGGGCCAGCGCCGACACGCTCAGCTGTTCGAACCCGACCTCGTCGGCGAGGTCGGCGGCGGCCGCGACGACGCGGTCGGTGGTGAGACCGGCTCGGGGCATGGACCTCTCCTGAAACCTACATGTCCTAGGTTTCAGCCTACGGGATCCAGGACAGGGTGGTCGGCGCGCGGAGGCCCGGTCAGGTGATCGGCGCGTAGAGCACGCCGAGCTTGTCTACCTCGTCACCCGCGCGGCCCGTGAAGCCGGCGATCTGCCAGCCCGCCGGGGCCGTGAACGTCCTGGTGTCGGAGGTCGCCGTGCCCGCCGACAGGGTGCGGCCCCGGTCCGTGGTGAACGCGGCCGAGAAGATCCTGGTCCTGCTGTCCTTCTGCCCCTGGGTGAGCTTGACGGAGGTGAGGTGCTCGCCGGTGGCGAGGGTCAGCGACGTCGCCGTGCCGCCGGTGCCGCCGTGGAGCGGCGTCGCACCCCCGTCGTGCGCCAGGGCGACGGCGTCCAGGCGGGCGCCGCCGCGCAGCGTGAGGGTGCGCGGGGAGGCGGTGGCCGGGAGCGTGGCGGCGTCGTTGAAGGCCGTGCCGTGCGGTCCGCCGAAGAAGTCACTCGCCTTCAGGGCGGAGTTGACGGTGTAGGAGAAGTCGACGGTGTGCGGGAAGTGGTCGGACAGATTGCCGCCCTGCGCGTCCAGGAACGCCGCCCAGTCGTTGTTGTATCGGGTCGCGTCGAGCGAGACCAGCCTGCTGCCCCGGTAGAAGACCTTGTCGACGACCTCGCAGGTGTTGGGCGGCGCCGTCGTCGGGCACAGCAGCGCGTCCGCGCCCTGCGCCGGCTCGGTGCCGCCCCTGACCAGCTTCACCCACGCGTCGGTGAGCCCGTTGTCGCGCACCAGGGTGCGGATGTTGTCCCCGGCCCGCGTGTACCGGGTGTTGGTGTCGCCCATCACGATCACCGCGTTGCCCGCCGAGTTGGCCTGGATGAACGCGGAGAGCTGCGTGATGTTGGCGCGGCGGGCGGCGAGCGCGTCGTCGGTGTCGTCCGCGTTCGGGTGGGCGTTGTACAGATCGACGTAGACGCCCTCGGCGAGCCGCAGCCGGGCCAGCGTGAATCCCTTCGGCGTCAGGCAGTTGGTGCCCGTGCAGGCGTTCCACCTGACCCGCTCGAAGTCGTCGAACGGATAGCTGGAGAGGGTGTTGAGGCCGTCGCCGATGGCCGCGCCGCCGCTGGTCGCGGTCCGGTAGGGGTGGTTGTCGCCCGCGTACAGCGCCGCGTGGTAGTTGAAGTCCTCCTGGACGTTCACGATGTCGTACGGCGCCAACCTGGGCGAGATCAGCGGGGTGTTGGTGGCCGGGTGGCTGGAGCTGAGCCCCTCGGGCAGCCCGGCGACGTTGTAGGTGAGGACGTCGAACGTCCCGGTGGCGGCCGGCTGCGCGGCGGTCGCGGCCGGTGCGGTGGCCGTGGTGAGTCCGGTGACGGCCAGTACCGCGGCCGCGAGGGTGCCGATCAGTCTTCTCATGGCGGGGGCGACTCCGGTCAGGAGGTGGCGGAGAGGAAGGTGAACGGTGCTCAGGTTCTGCGCCAACCAGTGTGACGAACAAGGGGCGTTGAGGAAACAGTGAGGGGCGGGGCGAGACGCCGCACCGGAGTCGCCCACCGCTCACGCGCCGGTCGCGCGGCGTTCATCTCCCGCGTCGATTCTCCTCGGGCGGCGTGGTTCCACGTGGCGTGAAAACGCGCCTCCCGGACCCGTACGCGGGCAGGCAGCCGTGGGGCGACGGGCGAGCGCGGGCCGTCGGCGGCGAAGGCAGCGCGACTCCGGGAGAGTTCATGGGACACGGTCACCATCACGGTCACGGCCACGGCCACACACACGGACACGGCGAAGAACACCAGCACGGGACGACGGCCCCGCTGCCGGCCGCCTTCGACACCTCCGTGCCCGACGAGGCGCTCTCCCCCGAGCAGTCCTCGCGCCGCGCACTGCTGCGCCGGGCGGGCCTGCTGGGCGCCGGGCTCGCGGCCGGCGGGGTGCTGACCGGCGCCGCGGGCGCCGCCCCCGCCTACGCGACCGGCTCGGGTTCAGGCCGCCGCGCCAAGGGCTTCCTCTGGCTGGCGGGCGACCACCACATCCACACGCAATACAGCAGCGACGGCAAGTACCGGGTCGTCGACCAGGTCCGCCAGGGCGCCCGGCACGGCCTCGACTGGATGGTCATCACCGACCACGGCAGCCAGGCGCACGCCAAGATCGGTGTGGAGAAGGTCAATCCGGACATCGTCGCGGCCCGCGAGGCGCACGAGGACACCCTCGTCTTCCAGGGCCTCGAATGGAACATCCCGGCCGCCGAGCACGGCACGGTCTTCGTGCACCCGGGCAAGAACGAGGTCGCCGTCCTCAAGCAGTTCGAGACCGACTACGACGGCAGCGTGAAGGGCGCCTCCGACTCCACGCCGGGCAACGAGGCGCTGGCCGTCGCGGGACTCGCCTTCCTCGGCGAGCAGGTCGAGCGGCGCAGGATCAAGGACGCGCTGATGCTCGCCAACCACCCGGCGCGGCGCGGTGTCGACTCCCCGCACGAGATCCGCGCCTGGCGCGACGCGACCTCCGCCCGCCACCAGATCGCCGTCGGCTTCGAGGGCGCCCCGGGACACCAGGCGTCGGGCCTGCCCGCCCCGACCGGCCCCGGCCGGGCCCGCGGCATCTACGACAACAGCCCGAGCGCCAACTCGTTCGCCGGGTTCCCGCTGGAGAGCTACCGCACCTGGGGCGGCTTCGACTGGATGACCGCCACCGTCGGCGGCCTCTGGGACAGCCTCCTCGCCGAGGGCAAGCCGTGGTGGATCACCGCCAACTCCGACTCCCACCAGGTCTACGCGGACACCGCGGTGCGCGGCCCCGGCGGCGACTTCGAGACCGACGGCCGCTACCCCGACCCGGTGTACGGCGGCAAGATCGACGTCAGCCAGGGCGACTACTGGCCCGGCCAGTACAGCCGCACCCATGTCGGCGCCGACGGGTTCTCGTACGCGGCCGTCATGGACGGCATCAGGGCCGGCCGGGTCTGGGTCGACCACGGCGGTCTGATCAGCGGCCTCGACGCCCGCCTCGCGGGCGGCGGACGGTGGGCGACGCTGGGCGGCGCGCTGCACGTCCGCAAGGGCACGAGGGTCACCCTCACCGTGGACGTCGCGCTGGCCGGCGGCGCCAACTGGGCCGGATTCGTACCGAAGTTGGCCCGGGTCGACGTGGTGCGCGGTGAGGTGACCGGGGAAGTGAAGGACCGGGACACGTTCACCGCTCCGACGGCCAGGGTCGCCAGGTCGTTCGAGGTGAACAAGGTGGCCGGCACGGTCAGGCTCAGCTACGACCTCGGCCGCGTCGACCACCCGCAGTACGTGCGGCTGCGCGGCACCGACGGCAACCGCTCCGCCGTCGGCGCGCGCGGCGCGTCCGTCGACCCGGCCGGACCCGCGATCGACGTCGTCGGCGACGCCGACCCGTGGCTCGACCTGTGGTTCTACTCCAACCCGATCTGGGTCCTGCCCTCGTGACGCGCGCCCCGCACGCCCTCACGCTCGACCCCGGGCTGCGGGACCTGCGCGCCGCGGACCATCTGCTGCACACGCTGGCCACCGAACTCGCGCTCCCACAGGGCGTGTTCGGCTGCACGCATCTGATCCGCGGCGACCGGCCGCGGGTCGCCGTGTCGCTGGCCCTGCCGTCGCGGCCCCTCCCGCGCACCGCCCTGGAGGGGCTCGCGGCGCTGGGCCACGAGACGACCGACGGCGTCCCGGACGACACGGGCCGCGCCGTCCTCTACCCGGGAGCCGCGGCCCTCACCGGCACCATCACGCTCGCCGAGACGCTGTCCCGCTCGGCGATCACGGCCGTCGTGGCACTCGGCTCCCCGGACCGGCCCCCACCACAGACGCGGCTGATGACCCGGGACCACGTTCGCCCGCAGTGGCAGGACGGCGAGTTGGTCCTGACGGTGATGCCGGCGGCCGGTGACCTCCTGGTCCCGTTCGAGGTCCCCGACCCCACCCCGTGCTGCGCCGACCACTGACCCGGCTTCGGCTACCGGGACGCCCGGTGGCCGTACCGTCCGCTCCCGCGCCGCGCCGGCAGCGGCTGGACGTCCGCCAACTCGCCGACACCTGACCGGACATGCCCTGTGCCTGAGCCGTCCGAACCGTCCGAGCCGCCTGAGCACCACCACTCCACGCGCTC
The sequence above is a segment of the Streptomyces griseoviridis genome. Coding sequences within it:
- a CDS encoding PHP domain-containing protein; the protein is MGHGHHHGHGHGHTHGHGEEHQHGTTAPLPAAFDTSVPDEALSPEQSSRRALLRRAGLLGAGLAAGGVLTGAAGAAPAYATGSGSGRRAKGFLWLAGDHHIHTQYSSDGKYRVVDQVRQGARHGLDWMVITDHGSQAHAKIGVEKVNPDIVAAREAHEDTLVFQGLEWNIPAAEHGTVFVHPGKNEVAVLKQFETDYDGSVKGASDSTPGNEALAVAGLAFLGEQVERRRIKDALMLANHPARRGVDSPHEIRAWRDATSARHQIAVGFEGAPGHQASGLPAPTGPGRARGIYDNSPSANSFAGFPLESYRTWGGFDWMTATVGGLWDSLLAEGKPWWITANSDSHQVYADTAVRGPGGDFETDGRYPDPVYGGKIDVSQGDYWPGQYSRTHVGADGFSYAAVMDGIRAGRVWVDHGGLISGLDARLAGGGRWATLGGALHVRKGTRVTLTVDVALAGGANWAGFVPKLARVDVVRGEVTGEVKDRDTFTAPTARVARSFEVNKVAGTVRLSYDLGRVDHPQYVRLRGTDGNRSAVGARGASVDPAGPAIDVVGDADPWLDLWFYSNPIWVLPS
- a CDS encoding TetR-like C-terminal domain-containing protein, whose amino-acid sequence is MPRAGLTTDRVVAAAADLADEVGFEQLSVSALARRCGVRDASLYTHVRNLQDLRTRVALLAGGELIDRIAVAVAGRSGQDALAAFADAYREFALERPGRYAATQLPVDQSLIADTPAFRRTAEITYGVLRGYGLTEPDLTDAVRLLRSTFHGFCALEAGGGFGAPREVGRSWEKAVAALHLALENWPREEDAPAR
- a CDS encoding rhamnogalacturonan acetylesterase; the protein is MRRFNLAVLAALTLSAGLTAAPAQAQPGHHTPAGARHALGIDHCAAGVCHFDVPPGTYDVRVLLGGDDASSTAVTGETRRSLLPETPAAPGERIARSFTVDVRTPEGEPTGPDGSPGLDLVLGGAAPALADIRVTPARHARQIFLVGDSTVCDQPGAPYSGWGQQLPQYLRAGVSVANYADSGESTVSYLGNPQLWGTVRPLIRPGDLVLIQLAHNDKTTDEPTYRTNLESLVDGVRAQGGRPVLVTPIVRRWFNADGTLDNDTALLVNGLGVNHPAVIRSVAAERGVPLIDLTARTKALVESLGVEASKSIYLYNENKDNTHTSVHGATVYAGLVRDELIALRLVPAALVRV
- a CDS encoding rhamnogalacturonan lyase B N-terminal domain-containing protein; this translates as MSEPVQHAVGRRTFVVGGAAAAGSAVLAGPLARPASAAAFGWSDDGSHYVVDTGASLVFRVSKSNGDLTSLVYKGTEYQGYGGMNSHIESGLGASTVTISQTGSTILVSVTYGTLKHYYAARSGENNVYLWTNKADTSVSATRYIVRVKAGLFANDEPDSYTYAPTTVEASDVFRKSDGQTRSKHFSRLRVTDYDYIGWSTGGVGLYVVRSNHEKASGGPFYRSLLRHQSADGGGLYEILYYGENQTEAQRFGLQGPYVIAFTDGGAPSSALYPANLTTPWADGLGISGYVAASGRGRVAGVGITGRDPAFPYTVGLANSAAQYWGSARASDGYFSVTGVLPGTYTLTVFKGELAVYTTSVAVTAGGTTTLNSIAVPTSNDPGNASAIWRIGSWDGTPGGFKNAELMTYAHPSDVRAASWTGNVVVGSGTETSAFPCYLWKDVNSGIIVYFKLTAAQAAAAHTLRIGVTTAYANGRPQITVNDTWTSAVPSPPTQPSTRSLTVGSYRGNNYTFTYSVPASAWLTDTGAYNTLKIYVASGSGTTSFLSAGTAIDAIDLLI
- a CDS encoding jacalin-like lectin, which gives rise to MRRLIGTLAAAVLAVTGLTTATAPAATAAQPAATGTFDVLTYNVAGLPEGLSSSHPATNTPLISPRLAPYDIVNVQEDFNYHAALYAGDNHPYRTATSGGAAIGDGLNTLSSYPFDDFERVRWNACTGTNCLTPKGFTLARLRLAEGVYVDLYNAHPNADDTDDALAARRANITQLSAFIQANSAGNAVIVMGDTNTRYTRAGDNIRTLVRDNGLTDAWVKLVRGGTEPAQGADALLCPTTAPPNTCEVVDKVFYRGSRLVSLDATRYNNDWAAFLDAQGGNLSDHFPHTVDFSYTVNSALKASDFFGGPHGTAFNDAATLPATASPRTLTLRGGARLDAVALAHDGGATPLHGGTGGTATSLTLATGEHLTSVKLTQGQKDSRTRIFSAAFTTDRGRTLSAGTATSDTRTFTAPAGWQIAGFTGRAGDEVDKLGVLYAPIT
- a CDS encoding DUF2264 domain-containing protein; its protein translation is MRLPPDDRARSPYTGCTRAHWETAADTLLASVAPYATEGGALYDLPGEHTSWSGRLSDGLEGYARTLLLAAFRRDETVLGRYADGLAAGAGGVWPKIGDRGQPLVEAASIALALRLTRPLLWDRLDDGVRQRAADWLTAALTAEPWPCNWELFPVTVGGFLKEIGHEPERSAKAIDRGLARIEEWYVGDGWYTDGDGRKFDYYNGWAMHLYPVLHAWLADDAPLLDLYGGRLSRHLDDYARLFGADGAPLRQGRSLTYRFATTAPLWLGALTGRTPLTPGRTRRLASGALRHFLDHGAVDGNGLLTLGWHGPDESLLQGYSGPASPYWASKGFLGLLLPEDHPVWTAAEEPSPVEEGDALTAVQAPNWLLQATRSDGLVRLHNHGSEDVRYDPYYTRLAYSTRTAPSADPVADNSVLLDGDPARTGIVPLGVGDGWAASRHTAAGDARVTSVVLARGAVEVRAHRVTGGAPGASVRVTGWAAGEDARAEILPAVGLSDELTGELTADGAGLFVALVRLTADPDPVPLPDTVRVRTDGGDGAEGLTVAWSAGPEVRVRFGAGDVEVS